The Actinomycetota bacterium genome contains a region encoding:
- a CDS encoding VOC family protein, with amino-acid sequence MRFNHMELTFERGTLTDEFREEVDAFYGSVFGWKATDTEVVGQLCHILLPDADQFILLAESGKPMSSPGFDHLGLLQDTRAEVDDLLEACKRYRDKDDRVQIQEYEDLVYPQLTVHAFYVKYLLPIYFDVQSMERS; translated from the coding sequence ATGCGGTTCAACCACATGGAGCTCACCTTCGAGCGGGGAACGCTGACCGACGAGTTCCGGGAGGAGGTCGACGCCTTCTACGGCTCCGTGTTCGGCTGGAAGGCAACCGACACCGAGGTCGTGGGCCAGCTCTGCCACATCCTGCTCCCCGACGCCGACCAGTTCATCCTGCTGGCCGAAAGTGGCAAGCCGATGAGCTCACCGGGTTTCGATCACCTCGGGTTGCTCCAGGACACCCGAGCCGAGGTCGACGATCTCCTCGAGGCATGCAAGCGCTACCGGGACAAGGACGACCGCGTTCAGATCCAGGAGTACGAGGACCTGGTGTACCCGCAACTCACCGTGCATGCGTTCTACGTGAAGTACCTGCTACCGATCTACTTCGACGTCCAGTCGATGGAGCGGTCCTAG
- a CDS encoding VOC family protein, which translates to MPFHPYLYFGGNCREAFTRYQEIFGGDLVLLALKDAPSDEPVPAAQADLIMHAALKFDDNLLMASDDPTTDSFGPVQGMQVNYAVADVDEAKRAFEALADGGEITLPIGATFWSPMFGMCVDRFGTPWMVSAEAPGETVG; encoded by the coding sequence ATGCCCTTTCACCCGTACCTGTACTTCGGTGGCAACTGTCGCGAGGCCTTCACCCGGTACCAGGAGATCTTCGGTGGCGATCTCGTGCTGCTGGCGCTGAAGGACGCGCCATCGGACGAGCCGGTGCCCGCCGCTCAGGCGGATCTGATCATGCACGCCGCGTTGAAGTTCGACGACAACCTGCTCATGGCCTCCGACGACCCGACCACCGACAGCTTCGGCCCGGTGCAGGGGATGCAGGTCAACTATGCAGTCGCCGACGTCGACGAGGCGAAGCGGGCTTTCGAGGCGCTCGCGGACGGCGGCGAGATCACGCTGCCGATCGGCGCGACGTTCTGGTCGCCGATGTTCGGCATGTGCGTCGACCGGTTCGGGACGCCCTGGATGGTCAGCGCCGAAGCACCCGGCGAAACCGTCGGCTGA
- a CDS encoding Gfo/Idh/MocA family oxidoreductase, with protein MAPVRIGVLGAAKIAPAALIKPARKLDEIDVRAIAARDRAKAESFAAKHGIPNVHDGYQALIDDPSIDAIYNPLPNGLHGRWTIAALEAGKHVLCEKPFTANADEAEAVAAVADRSRRVVMEAFHYRYHPLIDRILEIVRAELGTVRHVETWMIIPLPSRRDIRWQLDLAGGSTMDVGCYTIHLLRTLAGEEPTVVGASARERSIGIDRWMEADMRFAGGATGKVTASMLSPRLLSLGARVEGDKGELRVLNPYAPHYFSRVTVSTNGKKRTEPRASREPTYMFQLRAFAGAVLRGEPILTGPADSIANMRVIDAAYRAAGLEPRRPSLQ; from the coding sequence ATGGCACCTGTGCGGATCGGCGTGCTCGGCGCCGCGAAGATCGCGCCGGCGGCGCTGATCAAGCCCGCCCGCAAGCTCGACGAGATCGACGTCCGTGCGATCGCGGCGCGCGATCGGGCGAAGGCCGAGAGCTTCGCCGCCAAGCACGGGATCCCCAACGTGCACGACGGCTATCAGGCCCTGATCGACGACCCGAGCATCGACGCGATCTACAACCCGCTGCCGAACGGGCTGCACGGCAGGTGGACGATCGCCGCGCTCGAGGCGGGCAAGCACGTGCTCTGCGAGAAGCCGTTCACCGCGAACGCCGACGAGGCCGAGGCGGTCGCGGCCGTGGCCGACCGCTCCCGACGCGTCGTGATGGAGGCGTTCCACTACCGATACCACCCGTTGATCGACCGCATCCTCGAGATCGTTCGCGCCGAGCTGGGCACGGTCCGCCACGTCGAGACGTGGATGATCATTCCGTTGCCGTCGCGCCGCGACATCCGCTGGCAGCTCGACCTCGCGGGCGGGTCGACCATGGACGTCGGGTGTTACACGATCCACCTGTTGCGCACCCTCGCCGGTGAGGAGCCAACGGTCGTCGGAGCCTCCGCCCGCGAGCGCTCGATCGGGATCGACAGATGGATGGAAGCCGACATGCGCTTCGCCGGCGGGGCGACGGGCAAGGTGACCGCGTCGATGCTGTCGCCGAGGCTGTTGTCGCTCGGCGCCCGCGTCGAGGGTGACAAGGGCGAGTTGCGAGTCTTGAATCCCTACGCGCCGCACTACTTCAGCCGCGTGACCGTCAGCACCAACGGCAAGAAGCGCACCGAGCCGCGCGCCTCGCGGGAGCCGACATACATGTTCCAGCTGCGCGCCTTTGCCGGCGCGGTGCTCCGCGGGGAGCCGATCCTCACCGGTCCCGCCGACTCGATCGCCAACATGCGGGTGATCGACGCCGCGTACCGCGCTGCCGGGCTCGAGCCTCGCCGCCCGAGTCTGCAGTGA
- a CDS encoding LLM class F420-dependent oxidoreductase yields the protein MQIGVVFPQTEIGAAVEGVRAYGLRVEELGFAHVLVYDHVLGADPEVHKPWNGPYNVHTTFHEPFVLFGYYAAITSLELVTGIIILPQRQTALVAKQAAEVDLLTNGKFRLGVGLGWNAVEYEALGKEFTNRGVRMEEQIALLRRLWTEPAVTHDGAFERVTAAGIAPLPVQRPIPTWLGAQSKRAYERVGRLADGWFPQVPPGPKLDEARAIVDQAARDAGRDPSTLGMEGRVSWTDAGLEKVVEQVGRWRDAGATHVSINTMNAGLGSVDGHLEALATTARALELLSSV from the coding sequence ATGCAGATCGGAGTCGTGTTCCCTCAGACCGAGATCGGAGCCGCGGTCGAGGGTGTGCGCGCGTACGGGTTGCGGGTCGAGGAGCTCGGGTTCGCGCACGTGCTCGTGTACGATCACGTGCTCGGCGCCGATCCAGAGGTGCACAAGCCGTGGAACGGCCCGTACAACGTGCACACGACGTTCCACGAACCGTTCGTGCTGTTCGGCTACTACGCCGCGATCACGTCGCTCGAGTTGGTGACCGGCATCATCATCCTTCCCCAGCGCCAAACCGCGCTCGTGGCCAAGCAGGCGGCGGAGGTGGATCTGCTGACCAACGGCAAGTTCCGGCTCGGCGTCGGCCTCGGCTGGAACGCCGTCGAATACGAGGCGCTCGGCAAGGAGTTCACCAACCGCGGCGTACGGATGGAGGAGCAGATCGCGTTGCTCCGCCGCCTGTGGACCGAGCCGGCGGTGACGCATGACGGTGCCTTCGAGCGAGTGACCGCGGCCGGCATCGCTCCGTTGCCGGTCCAGCGACCGATCCCGACCTGGCTCGGCGCGCAGTCGAAGCGCGCCTACGAGCGCGTCGGTCGACTCGCCGACGGCTGGTTCCCGCAGGTGCCTCCCGGCCCGAAGCTCGACGAGGCCCGAGCCATCGTCGACCAGGCCGCGCGCGACGCGGGCCGGGATCCATCCACGCTCGGGATGGAAGGACGGGTCAGCTGGACCGACGCGGGACTGGAGAAGGTCGTCGAGCAAGTCGGCAGGTGGCGCGACGCGGGCGCGACGCACGTGTCGATCAACACCATGAATGCCGGCCTCGGCTCGGTCGACGGCCATCTCGAGGCGCTGGCGACCACCGCGCGCGCCCTCGAGCTCCTGAGCTCCGTCTAG
- a CDS encoding winged helix-turn-helix transcriptional regulator: MATYQKALTALADPTRRSIFERLAAGPRPVVELARGLPVSRPAVSQHLRVLKGAGLVVDRQAGARRLYQLNPDGLGALRAYLDRFWDQALAAFKAAAEAEEAEAEQAESEQGEGT; encoded by the coding sequence GTGGCTACTTACCAGAAGGCGCTTACGGCGCTTGCCGACCCAACCAGGCGGAGCATCTTCGAACGCCTGGCCGCCGGCCCTCGGCCTGTCGTCGAGCTCGCCCGGGGGCTCCCGGTGAGTCGCCCCGCGGTCTCCCAGCATCTGCGGGTGCTGAAAGGGGCCGGTCTCGTGGTCGACCGGCAGGCCGGTGCCCGCCGGCTCTATCAACTCAACCCGGACGGGTTGGGCGCGCTGCGCGCCTACCTGGACCGGTTCTGGGATCAGGCGCTGGCCGCCTTCAAGGCGGCGGCAGAGGCCGAAGAAGCAGAGGCCGAACAAGCAGAGAGCGAACAAGGAGAAGGGACATGA
- a CDS encoding ATPase, giving the protein MTVTDRAVHKRVTVEASMDKAFRVFTEGIDRWWSREHHIGKADLERAVLEPREGGRWYEIGVDGTECEWGRVLHWEPPSRLVLAWQIDGSWTFDPTLVTEVEVRFVAETPSRTRVELEHRDLERFGDAQEPVRAAFDSPGGWQGLLDGFARATAA; this is encoded by the coding sequence ATGACCGTGACCGATCGGGCCGTTCACAAGCGCGTGACCGTCGAGGCGTCGATGGACAAGGCCTTCCGTGTGTTCACCGAGGGCATCGATCGGTGGTGGTCGCGCGAGCACCACATCGGGAAGGCCGACCTCGAGCGGGCCGTGCTCGAGCCTCGGGAGGGCGGTCGCTGGTACGAGATCGGCGTCGACGGGACTGAGTGCGAGTGGGGACGCGTCCTGCACTGGGAGCCACCGAGCCGGCTCGTGCTCGCCTGGCAAATCGACGGAAGCTGGACCTTCGACCCGACCCTCGTGACGGAGGTCGAGGTGCGCTTCGTGGCCGAGACGCCGAGCCGCACCCGGGTCGAGCTCGAACACCGCGATCTGGAGCGCTTCGGTGATGCGCAGGAGCCGGTCCGCGCCGCGTTCGACTCACCCGGCGGCTGGCAGGGTCTGCTCGACGGCTTTGCGCGAGCGACGGCCGCGTAG